In Kutzneria kofuensis, the DNA window CATGAAGGTCGGCGGCTTCATCAACATCCGGGCCGCGAACTCGATGAAGTTCTACCAGTCGATGAACGCCGTCCCGACCACGTGGCCGTTGCAGAACCTGCACATGCGCCAGCAGTGGTTCACCATCTCGGCGGTCGACACCAAGAACCACACGGTGACCGTGGACAAGCCGCTGGAGTACGACGTGCCGGTCGACTCCACGTCGGACGGTTCGGCGCCGATCGACGGCAGTGTCTACGCGTCGAAGGCGTCGCCGATCGTCGACCCGATCGTCGGCGTCGGCTTCGAGGACTTCTCCTACACCCAGGTGGCCCCGCCCGGCGTCACCGAGGCGCAGGCGAAGGACAACTACGGCAACCTGGCCCCGTCGCTGGCCATGCAGGGCATCGTGTTCAAGTGGGCGGCCAACTCCTGGGTGACCGGCATCCACGCGATGATGACCGGGTCGCACCCGATCGTCACCGAGGAGGCCAAGAACCTGCAGATCGTGAACAACGAGCTGGACGGCTCGTGGAACAAGGGCAAGGGCGGCAACGGCTACTTCCGCGGCTCCCGCGTGTGGGACTCGCTCTACGCCGGCAACACCACCCGCGACCTGCGCCACTTCACCTTCCAGTGGTCCGCGTCGGGCAACGTGGCGATCGGCAACGACATCGACTCGGACTTCAACATCCACGGCGGCTACGAGCGCAACAACCTGTTCGAGCTGAACACGAACAACGTGTCCTACGCGCACCGGTCCGGCAACTGCACCGCGCACTGCGGTGACGAGGGCAACGACCCGCCGGACGACTCCACCTGGTTCCCGATCTACTGGTCGACCGGCCAGAAGGCGGTCAAGTGGTCCGGTTCCTCGGGCCCGCGCAACGTCTTCTTCGACAACACGATGACCAAGCAGGTCACCGACGGGGCCGCGTACACGCCGTACTACCCGGACCACAGCAAGATCTACCAGTTCGGCTGGGACGGCAAGGCGTTCCACCACCTCGACGTGGGCGGCAAGCCGATCGTGGACTGGGCGCACAACGAGCAGAACGACTACACCAAGGGCCACGGCGTCGACGACACCATGACCGACAAGGGTCCGTCGCTGTTCCTGAAGTCGGTGGCGAAGTGATCCCCGGGATCAAGACGCTGGCCGCGGCGGCGCTGGTGACGCAGTTCGCCGTGCACCCGGCCGCGTCGACGATCAATGTCGGCAACGCGGCCGAGCTGGTCGCCGCGTTGAAGGCCGCGAAGCCGGGCGACACCATCAAGTTGGCCGACGGCGACTACGGCGACCAGTTCATCGCCACCACGTCCGGCACGGCGTCCGCGCCGATCACCTTGGTGGGCAGTGCCAAGGCCGTGCTGCACGACCCGAAGTTCAAGGCGAGCGACACCGACTGCCCGTCCGGTCAGACCGGCTACGGGTTCTGGCTCAAGGGCGCGAGCTACTGGAACCTCAAGGGGTTCAGCGTCACGCAGTCCAAGAAGGGCATCGTCCTGGACGGCGCCACGCACGTGACGATCGACGGTGTCACCGTGCACGACATCGGCTACGAGGGCGTGCACTTCCGCAAGAGCAGCGCCTACGGTGTGATCAAGAACTCGACCGTGTACAACACGGGTCTCGAGGAGCCGGGCTACGGCGAGGGTGTGTACATCGGCTCGTCCAACAGCAACTGGCACTGCTACGGCACCAACGGCGGCAAGAGCCCGGATGCCAGCGACTACGTCCAGGTGCTGAACAACAAGATCGGGCCGAACGTGGCCGCCGAGGGCCTGGACGTCAAGGAGGGCACGCACGACGGTGTGATCGACGGCAACACCCTGGACGGGACCGGCGAGAAGAACGAGAACTCGGCCGACTCCACGATGGACATCAAGGGCGACAAGTACAAGATCACCAACAACACCGCCGAGAACGCCTACCTCGACGTGATCCAGACGCACAACCTGTGGAAGAAGACCGGTTGTGGCAACACGTTCAGCAACAACACGCTGACCGTGACCAACAAGGACGGCTACGGCATCAACGCCACGAACCAGAGCCAGTGCGTGTCGTCGAAGTCGCCGAACGTCATCGGCGCGTCCAACAAGAGCACCGGGGGCAAGGGGTTGTCCAAGACCCCGACCACGCCCGGTGTCTAGGTGATCCAGGGGCCGTCCCGCATATCAGCCGCTGTGCGGGCCGGCCCCGGCCATCCCTGCCGGAAAGGACCGTTCCCTGTGATCAAGACCATCGCGGCGGCCGCACTGGTGGCGCAGTTCGCCGTGCACCCCGTCGCATCCACGATCAACGTCGGCAACGCGGCCGAGCTGATCGCCGCGCTGAAGGCGGCCAAGCCGGGCGACACCATCCAGCTGGCCGACGGCGACTACGGCGACCAGTTCATCGCCACGACCTCGGGCACCGCGTCCGCGCCGATCACCCTGGTGGGCAGCGCGAAGGCGGTGCTGCACGACCCGAAGTTCAAGCTCGGCGACACCGACTGCCCGTCCGGCCAGACCGGCTACGGCCTCTGGCTGCAGGGCGCGAACTACTGGAACCTCAAGGGTTTCAGCGTCACCAAGTCCAAGAAGGGCATCGTGCTCGACGGGGCTTCGCACGTGACGATCGACGGGGTGAGCGTGCACGACATCGGGTACGAGGGTGTGCACTTCCGCAAGAGCAGCTCGTACGGCGTGATCAAGAACTCCACGGTGTACAACACCGGCACCGAGGAGCCGGGTTACGGCGAGGGCGTGTACCTGGGGTCGGCCAACAGCAACTGGGAGTGCTACGGCGCCAACGGCGGCAAGGATCCAGACGCCAGCAACTACATCCAGGTGCTGAACAACAAGATCGGCCCGAACGTCGCCGCCGAGGGCATCGACGTCAAGGAGGGCACCCACGACGGCGTGATCGACGGCAACACCCTGGACGGGACCGGCGAGAAGAACCAGCACGACGCCGACTCCACGATGGACATCAAGGGCGACAAGTACAAGATCACCAACAATGTCGCCAAGAACGCCTATCTCGACGTCATCCAGCTGCACAACGTCTGGGGCAAGACCGGCTGCGGCAACACGTTCAGCAAGAACACGCTGACCGTGAAGAACAAGAACGGGTACGGGATCAACGCGACCGACCAGAGCCAGTGCGTCTCGGCGAAGTCGCCGAACATCATCGGCGCCTCCAACAAGAGCACCGGCGGCAAGGGCCTGTCCAAGACCCCGACCACCCCGGGCGTCTGAGCAGGCGGTGGGGGCCGGTTCCCGGCCCCCACCCCGTCAGGCGATCGGCCGGCGCAGGCGGGCGTTGACGGGTCACGGTCACCGCGCCGCTGGTCAGCCCGATGAGCGCCGCGTCGCTCGGTGCAGGGGAGGGTGTCGTGGTAGACGAATTCGGGTGCTTCCGGGGCGAACTGGATCTCGGGGCTGATCACCGGCGGTGTGGGTGAGCAGGTCCCTGAGGGCGATGCCGTCGATCAGCATGACGACAGCCGTGGCGGCGATCACCTTGGCGATTCCGTAGGTGCGGAACGGAGAGAGGGACAGATCGGGGGAGGGACAGGACAGCCGCGAGAGGGTGGAGCTACACCAAGATGTGCCGCATCAGCTCGTCGACGATGGCGGGCAGCTCGGCCAGTGAGCCACCCCCGAAGACGTAGAAGTCGGGGCGGGTGACCACGACCTCCCAGCCCCGGGCCGCGAGGTGGGACGCATACTTGCCCTGAACGTCAACCACGTCGCCGCCGACGTGGACGAGCTGGGTGCCGATGGCCTTCAGGAACTCCAGCTGCCGAGAGTCCAGGACAGACGCGGGATCGGCCACAGTGGACACGATGGTGAAGCCGGAACCGATGACGTCGTCGAAAAGCCCCTCGACGCCGTCACGACGGACCACGGCCTGCAGGCTGAGCTCGCCGGCGCCGGGCTGGGGACGGACGATGCCGGCCAGTGGCGGGATCTCGGGCATGGGCATCGCCGTGCCGGTGCGGAAATCCTCGTCCCGACGGGCGGCCTCCGCGGGGTCGAGCACGGACGTCACCTTGCCGGTCTCGATGGAAAGGCGCGTCCACGCAAGGAGATTCGGCTCCCGCTCCGGCTGGTACGTGTCGAGCAGCGCGGGGGAGGAGACGCCACGCAGCACGAGGTCGAGTTTCCACGCGAGGTTGGTGGCGTCGCGAATGCCGGAGCACATGCCCTGCCCCTGGAACGGCGGCATGGTGTGGGCGGCGTCGCCGGCCAGGAAAACCCGACCGTGCCGCCATTCCCGGGCGATCTTGGCCTCGAACTGCCACACGTGCTGCCGGACGATCGACAGGTCGTCGGAGGTGAGTCCGAGACGGGCCAGCAACTCCCACGCCACCGCCGGGTCGGACATCTGCTCGGCGGTCTCGCCGGGCAGCAGCCGCCACTCGAAGCGACGGTGCCGCCGGCCCAGCGGCAGCACGGTCGTCGGCCGCTCGGGATCGCACCACTGACCGGTGTCCAGCTCCAGGTGCACCGGCCGCTTGCGGCGGCAGTCGGCGTTGAGCCACTCCTCGGAGTAGCCGAGGTCGTAGCGCTCGATGCCCAGCAGCTGCCGGACCAGGCTCCGGCCGCCGTCGGCGGCGATCACGTACCGCCCGCGCAGGACGATCGACTCCTCCGCCCGGGCCGGACCGTACGGATCCGCCTCGGACGCGGGCGCAACCGCATGCACCTCAACATGATCGGGCCCCGGCACCACGTCGCGTACCTGAAAGCCGCGCCGCAGCGTCACGTTGGGGTCGTCGCACAGGCGGGAATGCAGCGGGTCCTCCATCGTCGGCTGGTACATCATGAAGTCCGACGGATAGCCCGAGATGCCCTCGGACGCCCACGGGAACTCGGCCAGCAGCTCGCCCTTGCCGTTGCGCATGGTGTACGTCTCGCAGGCGACGGCGTCCTGTAGGAAGGTCTCGGTGCAGTCCAACAGCTGCAGCGTCCGCACGACCTCGTGGTCGACGTGCCCGGCGCGGGGCAGGTTGTACAGGTTGGGATGCTTCTCGACGAGGGCGACGGTGTGCCCGAGCCGGCCGAGCAGCCCGGCCGCGACGAGGCCGACGGGGCCGGCGCCGATGACAACGACGTCGTGCACTTCAGCGGACACGGAGTCTCCTCGGTCATTGGGCGGTGTACCCGCCGTCGATCACCAGGCTGGATCCGGTGACGAAGGCCGCGGCGGGATCGGCCAGGAACACGGCGGCGGCCGCGACCTCGGCGACGAGGCCGAGCCGGCCGAGCGGGATCCGGCGCAGCGTGTCGGCCCGGAACTCCTGGTCGGCGAAGTACGGTGCGGTCAAGGGGGTTTCGACGTAGCCGGGGGCGATGGTGTTGACCCGGATGCCGTGCGGACCCAGTTCCACCGCCAACGCCTTGGTCATCCCCTCCACGGCGTGCTTGGCGGCGCAGTACACCGACCGGTCGGCCGCGCCGACCTGTCCCATCTGCGACGACACCGTGATCACCGAGCCGCCGGTGCCGGCGGCGATCATCCGGGCCACCACGGCCTGCGTCAGGAAGTACGTGGACCGCACGTTCAGGTCGAAGATCGTGTCGAAGGTGTCGGGGGAGACCGCGACGAACGGCATCGGCGCGTTCGTGCCGGCGTTGTTCACCAGCACGTCGACGGGACCGACGCCATCCAGCACGGCCTCGAACCGGGCCAGATCCAGCACGTCGCACGGCACCGCGACGGCCTCGCCGCCGTGGGAACGGATCTCCTGGGCCGCCGATTCGATCTCGGCACCGGTCCGGCTGACCAACACCACCCGGGCTCCGGCCGCGGCCAGCGCCAGCGCGATGCCCCGGCCGAGTCCGCGCCCGGCGCCGGTGACGAGCGCGGTCTGACCGTCCAAAGTGGTCACAGCGCCCACTCGGGCAACTCGCCGCGCACGCGGGCCGCGCGGATGTCGCCGGACCGGGCGTGGCCCTCGAAGAACTCGGCCCGCGCCGCACGTCCGCACAGCTCACCCAGCTCAGCGCTGGACTGCGCGTTGCGAACCTCCTGGTACGTGACCGTGCGCAGGAACTTGCCCACCCACAGGCCGCCGGTGTAGCGAGCCGCGCCGCGCGTGGGCAGCGTGTGGTTGGTGCCGATCACCTTGTCCCCGTAGGAAACGCACGTTCCCTCGCCGAGGAACAGCGCGCCGTAGTGCCGCATGGAGTCCAGGGCCTGCCGGGGGTTCTCGGTCAGCACCTGGACGTGCTCGGCGGCGAACTCGTCGGCCAGCCCGAACGCTTCCTCCCGGCTGGAAACCACGTGCACCTGGCCGTGGTCGCGCCACGCCGGCTCGGCGAAGTCGCGGGTCGGCATGCCCGGCAGCAGCCGGTCGACGTGCTCGATCACCGCTCGGCCGACCGCCTCCGAGGTGGTGATCAGGATGGCCGGCGAGTCGGGGCCGTGCTCGGCCTGGCTGAGGAGGTCGACCGCCACCAGCAGCGGGTCCGCGGTGTGGTCGGCGACGATGAGGATCTCGGTCGGCCCGGCGAACAGGTCGATGCCGACCTCGCCGAACAGCTGCCGCTTGGCCTCGGCGACGTAGGCGTTGCCCGGCCCCGCGAGCATGTCGACCTTGCCGATCGTCTCGGTGCCGACGGCCAGCGCCGCGACCGCCTGCACGCCGCCGAGCAGCAGGATCTCGTCCGCGCCGGCCAGGTGCATGGCGGCGATGGTGGCGGCCGGGATCTCGCCGCGGATCGGCGGCGTGCAGGCCGTCACGCGCTCGACACCGGCGACTTTCGCGGTCAGCACGGTCATGTGCGCCGACGCCAGCAGCGGGTAGCGGCCACCGGGCACGTACGCGCCGACGGCGTCGACCGGATTGTGCTTCTGGCCGAGGAAAACGCCCGGCGCCGTCTCGATTTCGAACTCGTGCATCGAGGCCAGTTGCCGCTCGGCGAAGTGCCGCACGTTGGCCTGCACCGTGCGGATGTCGTCGATGGTCTGCGCCGGCACGGTCGCCACGATCCGCTCGATCTCGTCGGCGGTGAGCCGGAACTGCTCCGGCGACCAGTTGTCGAAGCGGGCCGAGTACTCGCGGACGGCCGCGTTGCCACGCTCGCGGATGTCCGCGATGACCGAGGTGACGGTCGCCGCCACGGCCTCGGAGCCGGCGCGACCCGATGCGCTCGGCACGGCCTTCTTCAGTTCGTGGGACATGGTCGGCTCCTCCTCGGCTGGGGTGGCGCCCGCCATGCTGCCATAGATAGTCGTAAGTTCGCTAGAGATTCGAAAGTCGCTCGACGTAGCCACGACTGCGACCCTCGCGCAGGTCGGCCATGGTCGTCTCGGCCGTGCAGAGGTAGAGCGCGCCGTCGCCAAACGCGCAGGCCACCGCGACCCGGCCGCCGGTGTCGATCTCCTCCAGCATCTCGCCGCCGGCCGTGACGTGCACGAACTTGCCGCCCTGGAACAGCGGGATCCACAGTGAACCGTCGGCGCCCCGGCACAGACCGTCCGGGAACGGCCCCGGCTCCACCAGGGTTCGATCGCGCCGCAGCGTCCCGTCCGGCCGCACCTCGAACACGGAGGTCCGGTTCGCGGTCGACTCGTTGACCACCAGTTCGTTGCCCGTCAGGACCATGCCGTTCGGGAACCAGACGTCGTGCGCCGCGACCTTCACGCCTTCGGCCGCCGTGTAGGTGAGGATTCGCCCCGGCCGCGGCTGCTCCAGGCCCAGGCGAAACCCCGTGTCGCCGAACCAGGCGCGGCCGTCCGGCCCCACCACCATGTCGTTGAGCAGGCCGTCAGTCTCGACATCCGCGACAGGACGCAGCGCCGTGCCGTCCCAGATGGTCAGCTTCCGATCCAGCGCCGTCGCCAGCAGCAGCGTGCCGTCAGGCAGGAACCCGCTCCCCGCCGGCCGCCCCGACACGTCGCAGACCACTTCCGTCGGACCGACCGTGACCAGCCGAAACGCGTGCACGTCCGAGATCCACAGCCGCCCGTCCCGCCACCGTGGCGACTCCGGATACATCAGGTCGTCCGCGACCAGTTCCAGTCTCCTCATGGACACACTGTATTCGAAAGTATGGGAGGTGCTCGAAAAAAGCTCCCGGCAGCGGCTGCCGGGAGCGGGGTGGGGAAGGGCGGCTGCGGGGGCTCAGAGCCGATCGGCGTCCATGACCGCCTTGGCGAAGCTCGTCGGGTCCTCCTGCGGCACGTCGTGGCCGATGCCCTTGAGGATCCGGTGGTCGTACTTGCCGGTGAACATCTTCCGGTAGGCGGCGCCGTCGATGGTGGGGCCGTCGAAGTCGCTGCCGATGGTGATCGTCGGCACGGTGATCGGCGGCGCGGTCTGCAGCTTCTGCTCGACGGCGTCGTACTGCTTCTCGCCGTCGGCGAGACCCAGCCGCCAGCGGTAGTTGTGGATCACGACCGCCACGTGATCGGGGTTGTCGAACGCCTTGGCGCTCCGCTCGTACGTGGCGTCGTCGAACTTCCAGCTCGGCGAGGCGAGCTGCCAGATGAGCTTGTTGAAGTCGTGCCGGTTCTGGGTGTAGCCCTGCACGCCGCGCTCGGTGGCGAAGTAGAACTGGTACCACCAGCCGCGTTCGGCGGCGGGGGAGAGCGGCTGCTGCTGCGCCTTGAGGTTGGTCACCAGGTATCCGCTGACGAGCACCGCCGCCTTGACCCGCTCCGGCCACGCCGCGGCGACGCAGCCGGCGGTCCGGCTGCCCCAGTCGTAGCCGGCGAGCACGGCCTTGTCGACGTGCAGGGCATCCATCAGCGCGATCAGGTCCGAGGCGGTGGCGGCCTGCTGCCCGTTGCGCACGGTGTCGGCGGACAGGAACGTGGTGGTGCCGTAGCCACGCAGGTACGGCACGATGACCCGATATCCGGCGGCAGCCAGGATGGGGGCCACGTCCACGTAGCTGAAGATGTCGTACGGCCAGCCGTGCAGCAGGAAGACGACCGGCCCGTTGGCGGGACCGTCCTCGGCGTAGCCGATGTTCAGCGGACCGGCCTGGATCTGCTTGAGCGACGCGAAAGTCGTGTGGCCGGGCGCGCTGGACGTGGCGGTGGCGGCCGGGGCGGCGGCCTTCTCCGACGAGCAGGCGGCGAGCGTGCCCGCCGCCATCACACCGGCGACGCCCTGCGCGAACAATCTCCTGCTGATCAACGGAACTCTCCTGACGGGAACGGCGATCACTGCGCTGCCGACGCTAGTGATCGGCTCCCGTCGGCGGCGACCGTCAGATGACGTAGCGGGCGTACGTCATGGACCGAGGACCTCTCGGAGCTCGGTGCGTGAGCTGATCCCGAGCTTGGGGAAGATGCGGTGCAGGTGCGTGCTGACAGTTCGGTGGGACAGATAAAGTTGCTGCCCGATCTCCCGGTTCGTCAAGCCCTCGGCGGCAAGTCGCGCGATGTTCAGCTCGTGGGGTGTCAGCTCCCCGAACGCGTCGGTGTGCCGGTCCGGACTCACTTCGCCGGCGGCCCGCAGCTCGCGGCGGGCCCGTTCCGCCCACGCCGTCACACCCAGCGCCTCGAACGTCTCGCGGGCGGCCCGCAGCTGCGGGCGGGAATCGGCGGGACGTCGTTGTCGCCGCAGCCATTCCCCGTACGCGAGCTGGGTTCGGCCGCGTTCCAGCGGCCACGTCTCCGCGTCCAACGCGGCCCGGAACAGCTTCTCCGCCTCGTTGTCCGGGGCGAGCACGGCCCGCGCGTGCCGAAGTCCACTGTGGAGTGCGGGCAATGGCGACGACGCGGCGTACATCTCGTATTCCCGCACGAGTGGTTCGACGGCGCCGCGCTGGTCGCAGCGCACCGCCGCCTCGGTCAGCTCGGCGATCGTGTAGCAGCGCAAGGCAACCTGGTACGCGGGATCGGTGGGATCGTTGAGCCGCATGAGGTTCCCGAACGCGTCCGCGTGCCGGCCCTCGCCCAGCGCCGCGATCCCCCGGGCCAGCTGGACCGTCGCCAGCACCGGCCGGGCGCCGGCCGAAAGTCCGATGCTTTCCGCTTGCGCCGCAAGGTCTTCACACTGCGGGTAGTCCCCGCGCAGCGCGGCGATCTCCGACTGCGTGGCCAGCGTCAGGCCGTGGATGTACGGCTGCGAGGTCTCGATCGCCAGGCGCTGGCCCTCCTCCGCGGCGGCCGTCGCCGTCGCGAGATCGCCCAACCGGACGGAACTCCACGCCTGCACGCCCAGGGCCCGCGCGAGGAACGCCAGCCGTCCCTGCGCCCGCAGGCCCGGCTGGGCGCCGGCGGAGAAGCGGGCCGCCAGGTCGAACGCGCCGACCAGCATCGACGCGCTGCCCAGGAAGCGGTCGACGAGCGCGTCCCGGCCCACCTGGCGGGCCAGGTCGCCGAGGTCGGCCAGCACGGACTCGCCGCGTTCGAACGGCGTGACGTACGCGTTGATCGCCACCAGCCGGGGATCGTGCCGGTCGATCGGCATCCGGTCGGCGGCCCTGGTCAGCCGGCAGCGGTCGGCCGGGCCCGGCTCGACCCAGAAGCAGCGCATCGCCGCGCCCCACAGGATGTTCATCGCCAGGTCGAGCCGGCCGTCATCGAGGACGCTGACCGCCAGGTCGGCGAGGTCGCCCGGGCCGGAGACGTCGTCGCGCAGGCCGTCGTCGAAGTTCGTCGGCAGCCAGCGGACCACCGCGCGCTGGTTCGCCGTCAGGTCCAGGGTCGCGGCCTCGGCCAGCAGGCGGTCGACCCGCTGCCGGTCGCCCGTCTCGACCGCGAAGTTGGCCGCCAGCAACAACCTTTCCGCCCGCTTGCTCGGCGACCCGCTCAGCCGGGCCGACCGTTCCAGCGATGCCACCGTCGCGTCGATGCCACCGCGGCGCTCCGTGCGTTCGGCCGATCGTTCGAGCTCGGTGGCGACGGCCTCGTCCGGTCCGGTTGTCGCCGCGGCTCGATGCCAGATCCGGCGGTCAAACTCGTTGATCGTGTCGGCGAGGGCCTTGTGCGCCGCTTGCCGCGCTTGGGGTTCCGCATCCTTGACGATGGCCGAGCGCAGCAACGGGTGGCGGAACGTCAACTCGTCGTGGGCGACCGTGATCAGCCCCCCGTCGATGGCCGGACCCAGCGCCGCCAAGTCCGCCTTCGCCGCGTCCAACGCCTCGCCGAGCGCATTCGTGTCGTTCACCGCCGCGGTCAGCAGGAACTGTTGCGTCTCCGGCGGCAGCTTCCGCACCCGGCCCGCGAACGTCTGCTCCACGCTCGTCGTCGGAGGCGCATCGTCTCGGGACAGTTCCCGCAACGCCAGCGGATTGCCTGCCGCGGCCGTCAACACCCGTTCCCGTTTCGCCGGCGACAACCCTTTCAGCAATTCCGCCGCCGCCTCATTCGACAGCGGTTGCGGGCGCATTGTCGGCAGGTTCGCCGTGGTCAATCGGGAAGGCTCGCCGTCCCGAACGGCCGCCACCAGCGCGATCGGCTCCGATTCCAGCCGGCGGGCCACGAAGGCCAGCACGTCCTGGCTGTTGGGGTCCAGCCAATGCGCGTCGTCCACGATCAGCAGCAGCGGCTGGTCGGCCGCCGCCTCCGCGAGCAGGTTCAGCACCGCCATGCCCACCAGGTAGATCTCCGGCCGGGGGCCGTCCGCCAACCCCAGCGCCGTGCGCAGTCCCTCCCGCTGTGTCGCCGGCAGGCCGTCGATCGCCTTACGCAGCGGGAACAACAACTGGTGCAGGCCCGCATAGGGCAGGTGGTGCTCCGCCTCCACCCCCACCGCCGTCAACACCCGGAGCCCCGGCGCCTCGATCTCCGCCAGCAACGCCGACTTCCCGATGCCCGCCTCGCCGCGGATCACCAGCGCCCCGCCCCGGTCCCGGATGCCACCGACCAGCTCGGCCAGCCGCGCGCGTTCCGACTCCCGCTCCCACAGCGCCACGAACTCTCCCTCAGCGGTTTTCCCTGCTTGCAGGCTAGGCCAGAGCGCCATGAGACGCCGACCGGGCATTGCGGAGGTAACGGACCGGTGCGGCCGCCGATAGTCCCGGCCGTACGCTTCCGGAACCGCAGGCAAGGGGGCCGCCGTGGAATTGCGAACGGGTGCGAGAACCGTGGCCGCGGTGGCGCTGATCACCGTTTTGTCCGGCTGCGGTGCTGCCGGGAATGTGGCGGTGCCGCGGACCACCACTCCGTCCGCGACGACCACGACCACGCCGCCGCCGACGACAACGACCACGGTTGCGATGGCCACGATCCCGAACGACCTGGTCGGGAAGTCGGCGAAGGACGTCCAGGCGGAGCTGAACAGTCTCGGCTTCTGGGATGTGAACGTGTACGGGCCGGACGGCAGCCCGGTTGTCCTCACCGACGCGTGGCATGTGGTGTCGGTCGACGGCGTCGGCACGAATGCCCCGACCACCTCCCGGATCACCGTCCGAGCGGAGCCGAACCCGACGACAACCGTTGCCCCGCCGCCACCTCCGCAGACGACCGAGCAGGCCCCGCCGCCCGCCTACACGCCGCCCGCCCCCGTCGAGGTGTACTACAAGAACTGCGCGGCGGCCCGCGCCGCCGGCGCCGCGCCGCTCTACCGGGGCCAGCCCGGCTATCGGGCCGCGCTCGACCGGGACAACGACGGCATCGCGTGTGAATAAAAACACTATGGCTTCAGTGACAACTGAAGTCCATCCGCTGGTAACCCGGTGTTCCTTGTTTCCGGCCGTGACCCGCAGGTATGCCTGAGCCGTGATCCAGCAATCGCCAGAGGTGCTCGCCCGGTTCCCGGAACTCCAGCACGACGACATGGTGGTGGAGTACGAGGACGGCGACGACCCGATCCTGCTCCGCGCCGACGGTTCGGTGGTCGACACCTGGCGGGAGAACTACCCGTACGCCGACCGCATGAGCCGGGAGGAGTACGACCTGGTCAAGCGGCTGCTGCAGATCGAGCTGCTGAAGATGCAGTACTGGATCAAGGACACGGGCCGGCGCATGGTCGTCCTGTGCGAGGGCCGGGACGCGGCCGGCAAGGGCGGCACGATCAAGCGCTTCACCGAGCACCTCAACCCCCGCGGGGCGCGGGTGGTGGCGCTGGACAAGCCGACGGAGCGCGAGCAGGGCCAGTGGTACTTCCAGCGCTACGTTCCCCACCTGCCGACGGGCGGCGAGATCGTGCTGTTCGACCGCTCCTGGTACA includes these proteins:
- the hisD gene encoding histidinol dehydrogenase; amino-acid sequence: MSHELKKAVPSASGRAGSEAVAATVTSVIADIRERGNAAVREYSARFDNWSPEQFRLTADEIERIVATVPAQTIDDIRTVQANVRHFAERQLASMHEFEIETAPGVFLGQKHNPVDAVGAYVPGGRYPLLASAHMTVLTAKVAGVERVTACTPPIRGEIPAATIAAMHLAGADEILLLGGVQAVAALAVGTETIGKVDMLAGPGNAYVAEAKRQLFGEVGIDLFAGPTEILIVADHTADPLLVAVDLLSQAEHGPDSPAILITTSEAVGRAVIEHVDRLLPGMPTRDFAEPAWRDHGQVHVVSSREEAFGLADEFAAEHVQVLTENPRQALDSMRHYGALFLGEGTCVSYGDKVIGTNHTLPTRGAARYTGGLWVGKFLRTVTYQEVRNAQSSAELGELCGRAARAEFFEGHARSGDIRAARVRGELPEWAL
- a CDS encoding SDR family NAD(P)-dependent oxidoreductase, which produces MTTLDGQTALVTGAGRGLGRGIALALAAAGARVVLVSRTGAEIESAAQEIRSHGGEAVAVPCDVLDLARFEAVLDGVGPVDVLVNNAGTNAPMPFVAVSPDTFDTIFDLNVRSTYFLTQAVVARMIAAGTGGSVITVSSQMGQVGAADRSVYCAAKHAVEGMTKALAVELGPHGIRVNTIAPGYVETPLTAPYFADQEFRADTLRRIPLGRLGLVAEVAAAAVFLADPAAAFVTGSSLVIDGGYTAQ
- a CDS encoding alpha/beta fold hydrolase produces the protein MISRRLFAQGVAGVMAAGTLAACSSEKAAAPAATATSSAPGHTTFASLKQIQAGPLNIGYAEDGPANGPVVFLLHGWPYDIFSYVDVAPILAAAGYRVIVPYLRGYGTTTFLSADTVRNGQQAATASDLIALMDALHVDKAVLAGYDWGSRTAGCVAAAWPERVKAAVLVSGYLVTNLKAQQQPLSPAAERGWWYQFYFATERGVQGYTQNRHDFNKLIWQLASPSWKFDDATYERSAKAFDNPDHVAVVIHNYRWRLGLADGEKQYDAVEQKLQTAPPITVPTITIGSDFDGPTIDGAAYRKMFTGKYDHRILKGIGHDVPQEDPTSFAKAVMDADRL
- a CDS encoding right-handed parallel beta-helix repeat-containing protein, with the protein product MIKTIAAAALVAQFAVHPVASTINVGNAAELIAALKAAKPGDTIQLADGDYGDQFIATTSGTASAPITLVGSAKAVLHDPKFKLGDTDCPSGQTGYGLWLQGANYWNLKGFSVTKSKKGIVLDGASHVTIDGVSVHDIGYEGVHFRKSSSYGVIKNSTVYNTGTEEPGYGEGVYLGSANSNWECYGANGGKDPDASNYIQVLNNKIGPNVAAEGIDVKEGTHDGVIDGNTLDGTGEKNQHDADSTMDIKGDKYKITNNVAKNAYLDVIQLHNVWGKTGCGNTFSKNTLTVKNKNGYGINATDQSQCVSAKSPNIIGASNKSTGGKGLSKTPTTPGV
- a CDS encoding right-handed parallel beta-helix repeat-containing protein, which codes for MIPGIKTLAAAALVTQFAVHPAASTINVGNAAELVAALKAAKPGDTIKLADGDYGDQFIATTSGTASAPITLVGSAKAVLHDPKFKASDTDCPSGQTGYGFWLKGASYWNLKGFSVTQSKKGIVLDGATHVTIDGVTVHDIGYEGVHFRKSSAYGVIKNSTVYNTGLEEPGYGEGVYIGSSNSNWHCYGTNGGKSPDASDYVQVLNNKIGPNVAAEGLDVKEGTHDGVIDGNTLDGTGEKNENSADSTMDIKGDKYKITNNTAENAYLDVIQTHNLWKKTGCGNTFSNNTLTVTNKDGYGINATNQSQCVSSKSPNVIGASNKSTGGKGLSKTPTTPGV
- a CDS encoding SMP-30/gluconolactonase/LRE family protein; translation: MRRLELVADDLMYPESPRWRDGRLWISDVHAFRLVTVGPTEVVCDVSGRPAGSGFLPDGTLLLATALDRKLTIWDGTALRPVADVETDGLLNDMVVGPDGRAWFGDTGFRLGLEQPRPGRILTYTAAEGVKVAAHDVWFPNGMVLTGNELVVNESTANRTSVFEVRPDGTLRRDRTLVEPGPFPDGLCRGADGSLWIPLFQGGKFVHVTAGGEMLEEIDTGGRVAVACAFGDGALYLCTAETTMADLREGRSRGYVERLSNL
- a CDS encoding bifunctional 3-(3-hydroxy-phenyl)propionate/3-hydroxycinnamic acid hydroxylase, encoding MSAEVHDVVVIGAGPVGLVAAGLLGRLGHTVALVEKHPNLYNLPRAGHVDHEVVRTLQLLDCTETFLQDAVACETYTMRNGKGELLAEFPWASEGISGYPSDFMMYQPTMEDPLHSRLCDDPNVTLRRGFQVRDVVPGPDHVEVHAVAPASEADPYGPARAEESIVLRGRYVIAADGGRSLVRQLLGIERYDLGYSEEWLNADCRRKRPVHLELDTGQWCDPERPTTVLPLGRRHRRFEWRLLPGETAEQMSDPAVAWELLARLGLTSDDLSIVRQHVWQFEAKIAREWRHGRVFLAGDAAHTMPPFQGQGMCSGIRDATNLAWKLDLVLRGVSSPALLDTYQPEREPNLLAWTRLSIETGKVTSVLDPAEAARRDEDFRTGTAMPMPEIPPLAGIVRPQPGAGELSLQAVVRRDGVEGLFDDVIGSGFTIVSTVADPASVLDSRQLEFLKAIGTQLVHVGGDVVDVQGKYASHLAARGWEVVVTRPDFYVFGGGSLAELPAIVDELMRHILV